From the genome of Bordetella sp. H567, one region includes:
- a CDS encoding alkaline phosphatase family protein encodes MMLSTSTRAVHRAPFYASLTAIAAALALAGCNGGDDSSEPSASTDAPTAITMQGVVTGSNYKPGSAANPTIDAAYFQNAKVCIDTNANGKCDPAENPVVTDNNGVFSLQAPAVSPLLADIGTDATNTASGTKVARRMALRISAEQIQDQGAGKIVISPMSSEIQRMVEDDSSAYAAEKANLAARLNVQPADVIVDVHATQGATRTSLLFETNQLGNRYTYATTKLDRGDLYPDALAVQGGDPELTNKINVTPETATTPETRKPITFLQAQQAAFNVEGIPRYDHLFVLFLENKGSNTILNQPYAPKIAKYLKEYNQLSNYFSTGQPSEPNYTAVGGGDDFGITDDSQWNCSATGANAPKDPLPTHDKPGLVSSPFSATADCGGTNHNITAPNLFTALENVGMTWRVYGETMNPGQDPRTDSVADNAITGVDTAYPSGIGNDPTPIPSGGTVPLASNMYRTKHHPAMAFQDARLLPDFFFSNRTLGGGQFDANMKNGTKYVVPANYEVDQFGKDLENGDVGALNFLIPDQCDDMHGTTVKTTAGALITDCAAPAIITRGDNYVDYIIKKIQASRVWKNTQQRSAIVIMFDEGTASNGFNSCCGWNVSNSTVSQPLKQNPDGSFTPDPSVVNYTEGNHGHGNSIFLVVTNQPNAPKGVVDSDAYSHFSLVRTMQDMFQLADPANDASYLNRAKYTEKFIAEHLQVLPEYANSGDTHFDAVRPMNHAYVIPADYRQKQSTDAATAPQVGPDKTQASVWAVK; translated from the coding sequence ATGATGCTATCGACATCCACGCGCGCCGTGCACCGCGCGCCTTTCTACGCCTCGCTGACCGCGATCGCGGCCGCGCTGGCGCTGGCCGGCTGCAACGGCGGCGACGATTCGTCGGAGCCCTCGGCCAGCACCGATGCGCCGACGGCCATCACGATGCAGGGCGTGGTCACCGGCTCCAACTACAAGCCCGGAAGCGCGGCCAACCCCACGATCGACGCCGCCTATTTCCAGAATGCCAAGGTCTGTATCGACACCAATGCCAACGGCAAGTGCGATCCGGCCGAAAATCCGGTGGTCACCGACAACAACGGCGTGTTTTCGCTGCAGGCACCCGCCGTGTCGCCGCTGCTCGCCGATATCGGCACCGACGCCACCAATACCGCCAGCGGGACGAAAGTCGCCCGGCGCATGGCGCTGCGCATTTCGGCCGAACAGATCCAGGACCAGGGCGCCGGCAAGATCGTCATCAGCCCGATGTCCAGCGAAATCCAACGCATGGTCGAGGACGACAGCAGCGCATATGCAGCCGAGAAGGCCAATCTGGCCGCACGCCTGAATGTGCAGCCCGCCGACGTGATCGTCGACGTGCATGCGACCCAGGGCGCCACCCGCACGTCGCTGCTGTTCGAGACCAATCAGCTGGGCAATCGTTATACCTATGCCACGACCAAGCTGGATCGCGGTGACCTGTATCCCGACGCGCTGGCGGTACAGGGCGGCGATCCGGAACTGACCAACAAGATCAACGTAACGCCCGAGACGGCGACCACGCCCGAGACGCGCAAGCCCATCACCTTCCTGCAGGCGCAGCAGGCCGCGTTCAACGTGGAAGGCATTCCACGCTACGATCATCTGTTCGTGCTGTTCCTGGAGAACAAGGGCTCCAACACGATCCTGAACCAGCCGTACGCCCCCAAGATCGCCAAGTACCTGAAGGAATACAACCAGCTGTCGAACTACTTCTCGACCGGACAGCCCAGCGAGCCGAACTACACGGCGGTCGGTGGCGGCGACGACTTCGGCATCACCGACGATTCGCAATGGAACTGCAGCGCCACGGGTGCCAATGCGCCCAAGGATCCCTTGCCCACCCATGACAAGCCGGGCCTGGTTTCCTCGCCGTTCAGCGCGACGGCGGACTGCGGCGGCACCAATCACAACATCACTGCCCCCAACCTGTTCACGGCGCTGGAAAACGTCGGCATGACCTGGCGCGTTTATGGCGAAACCATGAACCCGGGCCAGGATCCTCGTACGGACAGCGTGGCCGATAACGCGATCACCGGCGTGGATACCGCCTACCCGAGCGGCATAGGCAACGACCCCACGCCGATTCCGTCGGGCGGCACGGTTCCGCTGGCCAGCAATATGTACCGGACCAAGCATCATCCGGCCATGGCCTTCCAGGATGCACGCCTGCTGCCTGACTTCTTCTTCAGCAACCGCACGCTGGGCGGCGGCCAGTTCGACGCCAACATGAAGAACGGCACGAAGTACGTGGTTCCCGCCAACTACGAAGTGGACCAGTTCGGCAAGGACCTGGAGAACGGCGACGTCGGCGCCTTGAACTTCCTGATCCCGGACCAGTGCGACGATATGCATGGCACGACGGTGAAAACGACCGCCGGCGCCCTCATCACCGACTGCGCCGCCCCCGCGATCATCACCCGGGGCGACAACTACGTCGACTACATCATCAAGAAGATCCAGGCGTCCCGGGTGTGGAAGAATACCCAGCAGCGCTCGGCCATCGTGATCATGTTCGACGAGGGCACGGCCAGCAACGGCTTCAATTCCTGCTGCGGCTGGAACGTCAGCAACAGCACGGTGTCGCAGCCACTGAAGCAGAACCCGGACGGCAGCTTTACGCCGGACCCGTCGGTGGTCAACTATACCGAGGGCAATCACGGCCACGGCAATTCCATCTTTTTGGTCGTGACCAACCAGCCCAACGCGCCCAAGGGCGTGGTGGACAGCGACGCGTACAGCCACTTTTCGCTCGTGCGGACCATGCAGGACATGTTCCAGCTGGCCGATCCGGCGAACGATGCGTCGTACCTGAACCGCGCCAAGTACACCGAGAAGTTCATCGCCGAGCATCTGCAGGTATTGCCTGAGTACGCCAACAGCGGCGATACGCACTTCGATGCGGTGCGTCCGATGAATCACGCCTATGTGATTCCCGCCGACTACCGCCAGAAGCAGTCGACGGACGCGGCCACCGCGCCGCAGGTCGGTCCCGACAAGACGCAGGCCAGCGTCTGGGCGGTGAAGTAA
- a CDS encoding cytochrome-c peroxidase, whose product MRKRYLAATALLALAVVAGVAAGADGLGEQGGAAPAGEGGAPGPGWNNPVVRQKPLSLAAQVGQKLFFDHDMSGSRTMACATCHDPKFAYGPPNDLAAQLGGAAMTERGVRAVPSLRYKDKTPPYSDLLDNPDAISVPGPGGGFDWDGRAADHGEQARGPLLDPVEMANASAGEVVAKVKAADYAPLFRQAFGEHAFDDTASAFHDITAALRAFQLEDISFRPYNSKFDLYTSNKKGGQLTVAELRGMKVFTDPNTGNCASCHYQGAGFRGSSALFTDFSYEAIGVPRNDVHATLPHANRNDIPANDKDAKRFDMGLCGPQRPDHALMEEGKPSKFCGMFKAPTLRNVALRQAFFHNGVIHTLEQAIRFYNTRDTNPELWYPTVGGKVIKPGDPGYDPHYPTYGLITVQYAKGTGKVQKYNDLPMPYWGNIDTQMPLDGRPAGSKPPMSEQDVHDLICFLNTLTDDYPPNAPPTEAQKACVS is encoded by the coding sequence ATGCGCAAGCGTTATCTGGCGGCGACGGCGTTGCTGGCCTTGGCCGTCGTGGCGGGTGTGGCGGCCGGCGCCGATGGCCTCGGCGAACAGGGCGGGGCCGCTCCGGCTGGCGAGGGCGGCGCGCCCGGCCCGGGATGGAACAACCCGGTTGTCCGGCAGAAACCGCTCAGTTTGGCGGCCCAGGTGGGCCAGAAGCTGTTTTTCGACCACGACATGTCGGGCTCGCGCACGATGGCCTGCGCGACCTGCCACGACCCGAAGTTCGCCTACGGGCCGCCCAATGACCTGGCGGCGCAATTGGGCGGCGCCGCCATGACCGAGCGCGGCGTGCGCGCCGTGCCTTCGCTGCGCTACAAGGACAAGACGCCGCCGTATTCCGATCTGCTGGACAATCCGGACGCGATCAGCGTGCCGGGGCCGGGTGGCGGTTTCGACTGGGACGGCCGCGCGGCCGATCACGGCGAACAGGCCAGGGGCCCGTTGCTGGATCCGGTGGAGATGGCCAATGCGTCGGCCGGCGAGGTGGTTGCCAAGGTGAAGGCGGCCGACTACGCACCGCTGTTCCGGCAGGCCTTCGGCGAGCATGCCTTCGACGACACCGCGTCCGCCTTCCATGACATCACCGCCGCCCTGCGCGCCTTCCAACTGGAGGACATCAGCTTCCGGCCGTACAACAGCAAGTTCGACCTGTACACGTCGAACAAGAAGGGCGGGCAACTGACCGTGGCCGAATTGCGCGGCATGAAGGTATTCACCGATCCCAATACGGGCAATTGCGCCTCGTGCCATTACCAGGGAGCGGGCTTTCGCGGCAGCAGCGCCCTGTTCACCGACTTTTCGTACGAGGCCATCGGCGTGCCTCGCAATGATGTGCACGCGACGTTGCCGCACGCCAACCGCAACGATATCCCGGCCAACGACAAGGACGCCAAGCGCTTCGACATGGGCTTGTGCGGCCCGCAACGGCCGGACCATGCGCTGATGGAGGAGGGCAAGCCCAGCAAATTCTGCGGCATGTTCAAGGCACCGACGCTGCGCAACGTCGCGCTGCGGCAGGCGTTCTTCCACAACGGCGTCATCCATACCCTGGAACAGGCGATCCGCTTCTACAACACGCGCGATACCAATCCGGAGCTGTGGTATCCCACGGTGGGCGGCAAGGTGATCAAGCCGGGTGATCCGGGCTACGACCCGCACTATCCCACCTACGGCCTGATCACGGTGCAGTATGCCAAGGGCACGGGCAAGGTACAGAAGTACAACGACCTGCCCATGCCGTACTGGGGCAACATCGACACCCAGATGCCCTTGGACGGCCGCCCGGCCGGTTCCAAGCCGCCGATGTCCGAGCAGGACGTGCACGACCTGATCTGCTTCCTGAACACGCTGACGGACGACTACCCGCCCAACGCCCCGCCCACCGAGGCCCAGAAGGCGTGCGTGAGCTGA
- a CDS encoding gluconate 2-dehydrogenase subunit 3 family protein, whose protein sequence is MTQEREPRRRFLQQVLAIVPASTLAAGAAVSQAGCTDHPAQGAAQAGPSPAKPYTPTYFTEAEWKFVHAAVDHLIPADQYGAGGIEAGVPEFIDRQMETPWGHGQLWYMQGPFHPDVVPELGYQTNQTPRDVYRHGIAACDAWCKQQHGKAYADLDKPLQEQILKDLDAGKIVFDTVPSRTFFNFLLSNTKEGYFADPIYGGNKHMTGWKMVGFPGARADFADWADQPNAKYPYGPVSISGEKG, encoded by the coding sequence ATGACGCAAGAGCGAGAGCCGCGCAGGCGTTTCCTGCAGCAGGTACTAGCCATCGTGCCCGCCTCGACACTGGCCGCGGGCGCGGCGGTAAGCCAAGCCGGCTGTACCGATCATCCCGCGCAAGGCGCGGCGCAGGCGGGCCCCAGTCCCGCCAAACCGTATACCCCCACGTATTTCACCGAAGCGGAATGGAAGTTCGTCCACGCCGCGGTGGATCACCTGATACCCGCGGACCAGTACGGCGCGGGCGGCATCGAAGCCGGGGTGCCCGAGTTCATCGACCGGCAGATGGAAACACCCTGGGGCCACGGCCAGCTGTGGTACATGCAAGGCCCCTTCCATCCCGACGTGGTGCCCGAACTTGGCTACCAGACCAACCAGACGCCGCGCGATGTGTATCGCCACGGCATCGCCGCATGCGACGCATGGTGCAAGCAGCAGCACGGCAAGGCCTACGCGGACCTGGACAAGCCGCTGCAGGAGCAGATCCTGAAGGACCTGGACGCGGGCAAGATCGTCTTCGATACCGTGCCCTCGCGCACCTTCTTCAACTTCCTGCTTTCCAACACCAAGGAAGGCTATTTCGCCGATCCCATCTACGGCGGCAACAAGCATATGACCGGCTGGAAGATGGTGGGCTTTCCAGGCGCCCGGGCCGACTTCGCCGACTGGGCCGACCAGCCCAATGCCAAATACCCCTACGGGCCCGTGTCCATTTCCGGAGAAAAGGGCTGA
- a CDS encoding GMC family oxidoreductase, whose amino-acid sequence MAIKRDKVDVVLVGFGWTGAIMGQELTEAGLNVLALERGPMRDTPTDAQYPKVIDELAYSIRGKLYQELAKETVTIRHGVNDLAVPYRQNGSFLLGNGVGGAGFHWNGMHYRVLPEELRLRTRYEQRYGKKFIPENMTIQDFGVSYDELEPYFTQFEYVCGTSGKAGNLQGKIVAGGNPLEGARSKEYPVPPLRNTLGAQLFEKAAREVGFHPYPAPAANASEPYTNPYGVRLGPCNYCGFCENYGCYMYAKASPQTTILPVLLKKPNFELRTHSHVLKVNLDSSGKKATGVTYVDAQGREVEQPADLVVLTAYQMHNVRLLLLSGIGKPYDPVTNEGTVGKNYAYQMNGSVNVLLPKGTQLNPFVGTGAGGVSMDDLNGDQFDHGPLGFIGGASIRHIRYGGRPIAQTPTMPGAPRWGSGWKAAVQDTYQRYMSIGISGSVMSYRDAYLSLDPTYKDAFGQPLLRMTFDWHDNEFDMIGHLGTRMDEVAKAMNPEKHFVAVRKKGSHYDTRVYQSTHNTGGAIMGTNPRESVVNRYLQSWDVSNVFVMGACLFPQNMGYNPTGLVGGLAYWAAHHIREQYLKNPGPLVQA is encoded by the coding sequence ATGGCGATCAAACGAGACAAGGTGGACGTGGTCCTGGTCGGCTTCGGCTGGACCGGCGCGATCATGGGACAGGAGTTGACCGAGGCGGGCCTGAACGTGCTGGCGCTGGAGCGCGGCCCCATGCGCGATACACCCACGGACGCGCAATATCCGAAGGTGATCGACGAGCTGGCGTACTCGATACGCGGCAAGCTGTACCAGGAACTGGCCAAGGAAACCGTGACCATACGCCACGGCGTCAACGACCTGGCGGTACCGTACCGGCAAAACGGATCCTTCCTGCTGGGCAACGGCGTGGGCGGCGCGGGCTTCCACTGGAACGGCATGCATTACCGCGTGCTGCCCGAAGAGTTGCGACTGCGCACGCGCTACGAGCAACGCTACGGCAAGAAGTTCATCCCGGAGAACATGACGATCCAGGACTTCGGCGTCAGCTACGACGAACTGGAGCCTTACTTCACCCAGTTCGAGTATGTGTGCGGCACGTCGGGCAAGGCGGGGAACCTGCAGGGCAAGATCGTCGCCGGCGGCAATCCGCTGGAGGGCGCGCGCAGCAAGGAATATCCGGTGCCGCCCCTGCGCAACACGCTGGGCGCGCAGTTGTTCGAAAAAGCCGCGCGCGAAGTGGGCTTCCATCCCTATCCGGCCCCCGCGGCCAATGCCTCGGAGCCCTACACCAATCCCTATGGCGTGCGTCTGGGGCCCTGCAACTACTGCGGTTTCTGCGAGAACTACGGCTGCTATATGTACGCCAAGGCGTCGCCGCAGACCACCATCCTGCCGGTGCTGCTGAAGAAGCCGAACTTCGAACTGCGCACGCATTCGCATGTGCTGAAGGTCAATCTGGATTCCTCCGGCAAGAAGGCGACCGGCGTGACCTACGTCGATGCGCAGGGGCGCGAGGTGGAACAGCCCGCCGACCTGGTGGTCCTGACCGCATACCAGATGCACAACGTGCGCCTGCTGCTGCTTTCGGGGATCGGCAAGCCGTATGACCCCGTCACCAACGAAGGCACGGTGGGGAAGAACTACGCCTACCAGATGAACGGCTCGGTCAACGTGCTGCTGCCCAAGGGCACGCAGCTCAACCCCTTTGTCGGCACGGGGGCGGGCGGCGTATCGATGGACGACCTGAACGGCGACCAGTTCGACCATGGGCCCCTGGGCTTCATCGGCGGCGCGTCGATCCGGCATATCCGCTATGGCGGCCGGCCCATTGCGCAAACACCTACCATGCCCGGCGCGCCGCGCTGGGGAAGCGGATGGAAGGCGGCCGTGCAGGACACCTACCAGCGCTACATGAGCATCGGTATCTCGGGTTCGGTCATGTCGTACCGCGACGCCTACCTGTCGCTGGACCCGACGTACAAGGACGCCTTCGGCCAACCGCTGCTGCGCATGACCTTCGACTGGCACGATAACGAGTTCGACATGATCGGCCATCTGGGAACCCGCATGGACGAAGTGGCCAAGGCCATGAACCCGGAAAAGCACTTCGTCGCCGTGCGCAAGAAGGGATCGCACTACGACACCCGCGTCTACCAGAGCACGCACAACACCGGCGGCGCCATCATGGGAACGAATCCCAGGGAAAGCGTGGTGAACCGCTACCTTCAGAGCTGGGACGTTTCCAACGTCTTCGTCATGGGCGCCTGCCTGTTCCCGCAGAACATGGGATACAACCCCACCGGCCTGGTCGGCGGGTTGGCCTACTGGGCCGCGCACCATATCCGCGAGCAGTATCTGAAGAATCCTGGTCCGCTGGTGCAGGCATAA
- a CDS encoding cytochrome c, with the protein MMKPHLVTVALTLAAAHAWAEAPAGGNVDAQLIKQGEYLSRAADCVACHTAKDGKPYAGGLPFDTPIGTVYSTNITPDKETGIGDYSYEDFDRAVRHGVGKGVGSLYPAMPYTSYAHVSPDDVKALYAYFMHGVTPVKQQNKGTDIPWPLSMRWPLGIWRGLFAPDVANGTASAPGGQQAASGDAEVLRGRYLVEGLGHCSACHTPRGFALQEKASTDADGTAFLSGAVVEGWLAKNLRGDVNSGLGSWSKEDIAAFLKGGRNAHSAAFGGMAQVVQDSTQHMSDADLAAIAAYLKTLAPAGKGDARTLAYSDATGQALRTGSDKSEGAITFLNNCAACHRSTGKGYAETFPQLAQSSTVLSGDPASLIHLVLKGAQMPGTRSAPTQYAMPGFDYRLSDGEVAAVVTFVRNSWGNQASAVTADQVAKVRKEVGAVAAPVR; encoded by the coding sequence ATGATGAAGCCACATCTCGTCACCGTCGCCCTTACCCTGGCGGCGGCCCATGCGTGGGCCGAGGCGCCGGCCGGCGGCAACGTCGACGCGCAATTGATCAAACAGGGTGAATACCTGTCGCGCGCGGCCGATTGCGTGGCCTGCCACACGGCCAAGGACGGCAAGCCCTACGCGGGCGGACTGCCCTTCGATACGCCGATCGGCACGGTTTATTCGACCAACATTACGCCGGACAAGGAAACCGGCATCGGGGACTACAGCTACGAAGACTTCGACCGCGCCGTGCGTCACGGGGTGGGGAAGGGCGTCGGCAGCCTGTACCCCGCCATGCCCTACACCTCGTACGCCCACGTCAGCCCGGATGATGTAAAGGCCCTGTATGCGTACTTCATGCACGGCGTGACGCCGGTCAAGCAGCAGAACAAGGGCACGGATATTCCCTGGCCGTTGTCGATGCGCTGGCCCCTGGGCATCTGGCGGGGCCTGTTCGCGCCCGATGTCGCAAACGGCACGGCTTCCGCGCCGGGCGGGCAGCAGGCGGCGTCCGGCGACGCCGAAGTGCTGCGCGGACGCTACCTGGTCGAAGGCCTGGGCCATTGCAGCGCCTGCCACACGCCGCGCGGCTTCGCGCTCCAGGAAAAGGCGTCCACCGACGCCGACGGCACCGCGTTCCTGTCCGGCGCCGTCGTGGAAGGCTGGCTGGCCAAGAACCTGCGCGGCGACGTCAATAGCGGATTGGGCAGCTGGAGCAAGGAAGACATCGCAGCGTTCCTGAAGGGCGGGCGCAATGCGCACTCCGCCGCGTTCGGCGGCATGGCGCAGGTGGTGCAGGACAGCACCCAGCACATGAGCGATGCGGACCTGGCCGCCATCGCGGCCTACCTGAAGACGCTGGCGCCGGCCGGCAAGGGCGACGCGCGGACGCTCGCCTACAGCGACGCGACCGGCCAGGCCCTGCGCACGGGCAGCGACAAGAGCGAAGGCGCGATCACCTTCCTGAACAACTGCGCGGCCTGCCATCGCAGCACGGGCAAGGGCTACGCAGAGACCTTCCCGCAGCTGGCGCAAAGCTCGACCGTGCTGAGCGGCGATCCCGCTTCGCTCATACACCTGGTGTTGAAGGGCGCGCAGATGCCCGGCACGCGGTCCGCGCCCACGCAGTATGCGATGCCGGGGTTCGATTACCGGCTGAGCGACGGGGAGGTCGCGGCCGTGGTGACCTTCGTGCGCAACAGCTGGGGCAACCAGGCCTCGGCCGTTACGGCCGACCAGGTGGCCAAGGTCCGCAAGGAAGTCGGGGCGGTCGCGGCCCCGGTGCGCTAG
- a CDS encoding amidase has translation MSPVDPFASLEQIHRALESGDLTSQALVRMRLDRIERFDPVLHAYMDVYADAAMSAAQAADRLRAAGVVLGPLHGITVAIKDLFDIAGRPVTHGSKSRPARIADHTATVVNKLQGAGAIVLGKTHTVEFAFGGWGTNASFGTPRNPWDMRTHRVPGGSSSGSGVAVAAGLACAAIGTDTGGSVRIPSSLCGLVGLKTTLGLVSRDGLMPLSATLDTVGPMTHTVRDAAWMLDAIAGPDPRDPSSLQAPVRSVLARLDAGVKGMRVWAMPDEERDGVHPAVLAAYDAALQALEGLGALVVRRPLPKRCADYMQINGGIMSAEGYANLGDICERDDLQVDPYVRRRVLLGRDIRAFEYIRLLKAREQARAEMAAAMDGADVLLLPTTPLPAVPLAEVDQTTSTLAHFNRMANLMNLCSVAVPAGFSSEGLPLSVQFVGRGWDEPLILRAAYAYEQATRWHERRPEGLA, from the coding sequence ATGAGTCCTGTAGATCCCTTCGCCTCCCTGGAACAGATCCACCGCGCCCTCGAAAGCGGCGATCTGACGAGCCAGGCGCTGGTGCGGATGCGGCTGGACCGGATCGAGCGCTTCGATCCTGTTCTCCATGCCTATATGGACGTCTATGCCGATGCGGCGATGTCCGCGGCGCAGGCCGCCGATCGACTGCGTGCGGCCGGCGTGGTCCTGGGGCCGCTGCATGGGATCACGGTGGCCATCAAGGATTTGTTCGATATCGCCGGACGACCGGTGACGCACGGGTCGAAGTCGCGGCCGGCGCGCATCGCGGACCATACGGCGACGGTGGTCAACAAGCTGCAAGGCGCGGGCGCGATCGTGCTGGGCAAGACGCATACGGTGGAGTTCGCCTTCGGCGGATGGGGCACCAACGCCTCGTTCGGCACGCCGCGCAACCCGTGGGACATGCGCACGCACCGGGTGCCGGGCGGGTCCAGCAGCGGGTCGGGCGTCGCGGTGGCGGCGGGCCTGGCTTGCGCGGCCATCGGCACGGATACCGGCGGTTCGGTGCGCATCCCTTCCTCGCTGTGCGGCCTGGTTGGGTTGAAGACGACGCTGGGGCTGGTCAGTCGCGATGGCTTGATGCCGCTAAGCGCCACGTTGGACACCGTGGGCCCGATGACGCATACCGTCAGGGACGCTGCCTGGATGCTGGACGCGATCGCGGGTCCGGATCCGCGCGATCCGTCCTCGCTACAGGCGCCTGTCCGGTCCGTCCTGGCCCGGCTGGACGCCGGCGTGAAGGGCATGCGCGTGTGGGCGATGCCGGACGAAGAACGAGACGGCGTGCATCCGGCCGTCTTGGCGGCCTACGATGCGGCGCTGCAAGCGCTCGAAGGCCTGGGTGCGCTCGTGGTCCGGCGGCCTTTGCCGAAGCGTTGCGCCGACTATATGCAGATCAACGGCGGCATCATGAGCGCGGAAGGCTATGCCAACCTGGGCGATATCTGCGAGCGCGACGACCTTCAGGTCGATCCGTATGTCAGGCGGCGCGTGCTGCTGGGGCGGGATATCCGCGCCTTCGAATACATAAGGCTGCTGAAGGCGCGCGAGCAGGCCCGGGCCGAGATGGCGGCCGCGATGGACGGGGCCGATGTGCTCCTGCTGCCGACCACGCCGCTGCCCGCGGTGCCGTTGGCGGAGGTGGATCAAACGACTTCCACGCTGGCGCATTTCAATCGCATGGCGAATTTGATGAATCTGTGCTCGGTGGCGGTACCGGCCGGATTTTCGTCGGAAGGATTGCCGCTGTCCGTGCAGTTCGTCGGTCGTGGGTGGGACGAGCCGTTGATATTGCGGGCCGCGTATGCCTACGAGCAGGCGACGCGCTGGCATGAGCGTCGGCCGGAAGGGCTGGCCTGA
- a CDS encoding LysR family transcriptional regulator → MNEIRAISLFVRTATLGSLRKAAIEQGVTPQAASLAVSQLEKHLGIRLFHRTTRQISLTDEGRRFLESVQPPLEALNDAMHGARHADLATGPLRVTAPRSLGYSVLWPLFEAFAQAHPDVQLDIQLEDRLQDWVAERIDVGFRAGEQPDGRIIARRVLPIQLIVCASPGYLARHGAPATIDDLASHRCTGYLQPNTGKVAPWEFQVGDDIVYRDVPPSICMNDPDLETRAVLAGLGIGQLGSFTAVPLIRAARLVPVLLPHTVQRIAMYLCYTRRAQMPKRVRLFIDFMMERLQASTEWHLTEEELRAGRPARRRKQRGS, encoded by the coding sequence GTGAACGAAATCCGCGCCATTTCGCTATTCGTCAGGACGGCCACGCTGGGCAGCCTGCGCAAGGCCGCCATTGAACAGGGCGTGACGCCGCAGGCCGCCAGCCTGGCGGTCTCGCAGCTGGAAAAGCATCTGGGCATCCGCTTGTTCCATCGCACCACGCGACAGATCAGCCTGACCGACGAGGGACGCCGCTTCCTGGAGTCCGTCCAGCCGCCGCTGGAAGCACTGAATGACGCCATGCACGGCGCCCGTCATGCCGATCTTGCCACCGGCCCCCTGCGCGTCACGGCGCCGCGCAGCCTGGGCTATTCGGTGCTGTGGCCCTTGTTCGAGGCGTTCGCGCAGGCACATCCGGACGTGCAGTTGGACATCCAGCTGGAGGATCGCCTGCAGGACTGGGTGGCGGAACGCATCGACGTGGGGTTTCGCGCCGGTGAGCAGCCGGACGGCCGCATCATTGCGCGGCGGGTGCTGCCTATCCAGCTGATCGTTTGCGCGTCGCCCGGTTATCTGGCCCGGCATGGCGCGCCCGCCACCATCGACGATCTGGCATCGCACCGCTGCACCGGCTACTTGCAGCCCAATACCGGCAAGGTGGCGCCGTGGGAATTCCAGGTCGGCGACGACATCGTCTATCGCGATGTGCCGCCCTCCATCTGCATGAACGATCCCGACCTGGAGACCCGCGCGGTGCTGGCGGGCCTGGGGATAGGGCAGTTGGGCAGCTTCACCGCGGTGCCCCTGATCCGCGCGGCGAGGCTGGTGCCGGTGCTGCTGCCGCATACCGTGCAGCGGATCGCGATGTACCTGTGCTACACGCGCCGTGCGCAGATGCCGAAACGGGTGCGGCTTTTCATCGACTTCATGATGGAACGGCTGCAGGCCAGCACGGAATGGCATCTGACGGAAGAAGAACTGCGCGCCGGCAGGCCGGCGCGCAGGCGAAAACAGCGGGGTAGCTGA
- a CDS encoding oxidoreductase has translation MTTLSSSSIKRVWFITGAARGLGALIADAALADGNAVVVAGRNVAALAERFGDSPNALPVQLDVTDETQARAAVSAAVARFGRIDVLINNAGFGLLGAVEEADDADVRRMYDTNVFGLLNVVRAVLPAMRERKAGHIVNISSIGGYRSAAGFGVYCSTKFAVEGLTEALHDELAPLGIHATVVEPGYFRTDFLDASSLVKSPTVIADYAETAGKVREQAAQANHQQPGDPKRLAQAMVKLVDADRPPLRMPFGTDTLAAIAHKNAYVTEETEQWRELAASTDFPK, from the coding sequence ATGACGACACTATCCTCTTCCTCCATCAAGCGCGTATGGTTCATCACCGGCGCCGCGCGCGGCCTGGGCGCCCTGATCGCCGACGCGGCGCTGGCCGACGGCAATGCCGTCGTCGTGGCCGGCCGCAACGTGGCCGCGCTGGCGGAACGCTTCGGCGATTCCCCCAACGCCCTGCCCGTACAGCTGGACGTGACCGACGAAACCCAGGCGCGCGCCGCCGTCAGCGCCGCGGTGGCACGCTTCGGCCGCATCGACGTGCTGATCAACAACGCAGGCTTCGGGCTGCTGGGCGCCGTGGAGGAAGCCGACGACGCCGACGTACGCCGCATGTACGACACCAACGTCTTCGGTCTGCTGAACGTCGTCCGCGCCGTGCTGCCCGCCATGCGCGAACGGAAAGCCGGCCATATCGTCAATATCTCGTCCATCGGCGGCTATCGCAGCGCCGCCGGCTTCGGCGTGTACTGCTCCACCAAGTTTGCGGTGGAAGGCCTGACCGAAGCCCTGCATGATGAACTGGCCCCGCTGGGCATCCACGCCACCGTGGTCGAGCCCGGCTACTTCCGCACCGATTTCCTGGACGCATCGTCGCTGGTGAAGTCGCCAACGGTGATCGCGGATTACGCCGAGACCGCCGGCAAGGTGCGCGAGCAGGCCGCGCAAGCCAACCACCAGCAGCCGGGCGATCCCAAGCGCCTGGCCCAGGCCATGGTCAAGCTGGTCGACGCCGACCGCCCGCCGCTGCGCATGCCCTTCGGCACCGACACGCTGGCCGCCATCGCGCACAAGAACGCCTACGTTACCGAGGAAACCGAACAATGGCGCGAACTGGCGGCGTCCACGGACTTCCCGAAGTAA